Below is a window of Betaproteobacteria bacterium DNA.
GGGTAAGTCGTCTGCCGCACGACGATGGCAGCCGAGCCGGCGTCGGCGACCGGATGCTCGCGCACGCCGCGGGTATCGGCGATCGCGGGAATCGCGGAAAGGTCGGAAAGCGCGCCGCCGCTATTCACTCGTGTGTCCATTTCTCGATAATTGTAGGCGAAAGCTCGAAAGACAGACGATTGTATATCACGCAAACTGCCTGCTTCCGCTACCAAAGGCCGCCGCCCGCGAAAAATGAACACGATCGTCGATTCCTCTCCCGTCGCCCGCGATTTTCCGCGCTCGATCGCGGTGCTGCTCAATATCGGGCACGCGGTCGACCACATGTTCCTGCTGATCTTCGCCACCGCGGTGGTCACGATCGCGGCCGATTTCGGCTACGCCAACTGGGCCGACCTCATGCCGTACAGCGTGGCGGCGTTCTTCCTCTTCGGCATCGGCTCGGTGCCGGCAGGACGGCTGGGCGACCTGTGGAGCCGCCGCAGCATGATGATCGTGTTCTTCGTCGGCATGGGCGCCTCCGCCCTGCTGACCGCCATGGCGCAGAACGCATGGCAGATCGCAATCACGCTCGCGATCATGGGCGCGTTCGCATCGATCTATCATCCCGTCGGCATTCCCATGCTGGTCCAGCACGCGCGCAATCCGGGCGCGGTGATCGGCTTCAATGGGCTGGCGGGCAATCTCGGAATCGCCGTCGCGGCGCTCGTCACGGGATTTCTGGTGAAGTGGATCGGCTGGCGCGCGGCGTTCGCAATCCCCGGCCTGCTCTCGATCGGCTGCGGCATCGCCTTCGCGATCCTGTGCCCGCAGGAGACCGAGGCGCCGGCGAAGCGCAAGGGGCGGGCCCAGGTCGTTCTGCCACCGGCGATGCTCGCGCGCGTATTCACGGTGATGACAGCCGCCGCCGTCACATCGAGCCTCATGTTCAACTTCACCACCAACGGCAACGCGCAACTCCTGAACGAGCGCTTCGCCCACATCCTGCGCGATCCGGCCGTGCTCGGCGCGCTGCTCGCGGGAATCTACGCCGTCGCTTCGCTCGCGCAGATCGTGGTCGGCAACCTGATCGACCGCAGCGCGTTCAAGCCGCTCACGCTGGCGATGTCGGTGCCGCTCATTCCGATCCTGGCGCTCGCCGCCTACGCCGACGGCTGGATGCTTTTCGTGCTGCTGCTCGCCGTGATGATTCTCATCTTCGGGTCGATCCCGTTCACCGACGCCATGATCGTGCGCTACGTCGACGACCGATTGCGCTCGCGCGTCGCCGGCATGCGCCTGGCGGTGTCGGCGGGCATCAGCGCGCTGGCGGTCTGGCTGCTCGGGCCCGTGGTCAAGACGATGGGATTCGACGCCTTGTTCTGGCTGATGGTGATCATTGCGGCCTGCCGAGCGGGCGTGCTGCTGTGGTTGCCGCGCGAACCGAAGCCACCGGCGCTCGTGCCGGAGCCCTGACCAGGAAAAGAGCAACGACGGGATCTTGGTTCTTGCACCGGGTCCGGAACGCCGATCGTGGCCCCTATTTCGCGGATCAAGGCTTCCAGTTCACGATCCAGGTGAGCAGGCAAGCGGCAACGATCAGCGCCCCGCCCCACCACAGCAGCGTACGCAGCCAGCGCGGAAACGATGGCGCAGCCGGGCGCGAAACCGCAGGCGTATCGGCCTCCTCCGCCAGCGGCTGATCTGCAGTCGTTGCGGTCGCCGGATCGAGCACATCGGAGGCATGCGACGAAACCGCAGCAGCGGCCGAAGGCAGCGCATGCTCCAGCGCGATCGGCAGCGCATCAGCTCGCTGCGGAATCCACACGACGTAATCCTTGTCGCGGTAGCGATAGTGCACCTCGGCCAATGCGTCCCACGTGATTCGTAGCCGCTGCGCGCTCACGCGCTCGTTCGGTTTGACGTCGGCTGCGACGCCGTCGAGCTTACCTGCCAAGTCGTTGCGAACCGTCCCGGAGGGCAGCTGCCCGATCCAACGCTCGGGGATGCTCGGCGCCATGAATTCCAGTGTGCGCTCGGGCGCATCCTCCTGGCGGGCGTGCGTCTCGACGAAATCGTCGACGAACGCGGGCACACCGGACGCGGCCAGATGCGCGTTGGCCCACGCGAGCCGCGTCTGGCACTGCACGCCCACCTTGTCGCCACAGGCGAAGGTGGTCGAGAAGGGATACGCCGTGCTGCCCCACGATTCCTGCAGCTCCACCCGTCCTGAAGCGCCGCAGCGCGAGCAGCGCAGATCCTGCGCGTGCGTGATCTTCAAATCGGCGGCGAATTGCGGCAACGCCGGCATGGCGCACGACCAGACGTCGTCGAGCGCAGCCTTGGCGCGCGCGGGCATGCGCGCGATATCGGCGGGACTGTACTTGTACGGAACACGGCGCGCCTCGATCTGGGTCGCGAGCTGCAAGCGATAGCCGCGCCGCTCGGAGACCGAGCGCAATTCGATCTGCTCGCCGAATCCCGCCCAGCTATCACCCGCCTTCCAGGCCGCCCATTCGCCGATCCGCCGGCGTACTTCCACCAGTCGCGCCGGTTCGGCAACCGCGCGGCTTTCGAATACCGCTTCGCGCCACCCGGCGTCGAGCGAACGCTCGATGGCCTGCGAGCGCTCGGTCAACCGCGCCGCGAGCGCGAGCACTTCGTCCTCGTCGTGCGAGGCCTCCAGCGTGGCAGCCAACTGCTCGCGGGCATCGCCGTGTTCTTCGCCAAGGCGGGCGTTGGATTCGATCGTCATCGACAGATCGCCCAATGCACGCCGAGCCGCTTCGCGTTCCAGTTCCATCCCCTGCTGCGCGGCGGACGGTCCGAGCAGGACCATCGCACCGAGCGTCGCCGGGCTGGCGAGCGCCGGGTCACCCAGCGCACGATACCAATCGCAGCGTTGCGCGGCCCTTCCACCGACCCGCCGCGCCGAAGCACGCAGAGACTCGACCAATCCCTTCGGCGGGTCGAGCACGAACAGCAGCATGCGCAGTTGCCACTCGCGGCCCTCGGGCGCGAGGTCGCGCGGCGCGCCGGCGTCGAACGCGGTCTCGAGCGCGCGCTCGAATTCGTACTTCGCTGCGTCGAAGCGCGCACGCACGTCCTGCAATGCGTTGCCCGGAAAACGATCGAGGATGCGCCGGTCGAGCAGCTCGATCACGGTTTGCCGTTCCTCGTTGTGATCTTCGAGCGCCTTGCGCGTGAGCGCTGCGAGGCCTGCGACCGAAATGTCGTAGCCCTTGAAGACCGGTGGAAGCGCCGGATCGAGCTGCAACAGCAGGCGCAGCAGGCGTTCGTCGTCGGAGATTTCGAGCGCCTCCTCGACGTCGGCCGCGGCGCGGGCGAGGTTCTGATCGCGCAGATCGTTCTGCAGCCAGGCGCGCAACATGCCGCGCTTCAAATCCTTCACGCCCGTGGCCCAGTCGGCGGCAAGCGCGACCGCGAGCTCACGCGGCGTGCGGCATTCATTGTCGCCCACGCGGTACGGCGACGCCGCACCTGCTACCGGAGCGCCACGCTCGTCGGCAACGGCGAGCGAGTCGTCGCCGCCGAGCCAGCGCGTGATCTCGTCCGCACCCCAGCGTGCC
It encodes the following:
- a CDS encoding protein kinase, which encodes MASASGSSASRIGATWTGSSRRAPSVACRSPPRPGAHSGNGIRRSTLGSAVVDLIKLCPTCGAENAPTAARCGCGAFLIGVDLTEKPLAAAAEAQHVSLTPDPSPRGRGEGQAPADARKSPATSEQATQKALATVAREQAENAIEAVALAQTPLSLRERGRGVRERATGAVCAFDDCGQTNPPGSSVCVYCNRLLVVEAAGPATEAGTLEAFGGAARSHEGPPAVTPAQAGVQATQSTLDSRLRGNDVADTDPPSAAPAPTRRTLIRLPTALAARFDIEEPLKASGGEADLFVVRNKAGGEQAVLKLYRHGIEPNTDVLERVSRAAPDQLVHLLEHGRDEGVPYELLEYCEHGSLRTLFKGRPVPLDAARTLLTELAGAIAHLHACGIVHRDLKPENVLIRGLLPLDLVLTDFGIASVTQATMHYTSAARTLRYSAPEAGSNWVGKPTDYWALGMMLVEALTGRHPFEGLSDHVVAHWLVTRPIDVSGVADPRWQRLCRGLLTREPKARWGADEITRWLGGDDSLAVADERGAPVAGAASPYRVGDNECRTPRELAVALAADWATGVKDLKRGMLRAWLQNDLRDQNLARAAADVEEALEISDDERLLRLLLQLDPALPPVFKGYDISVAGLAALTRKALEDHNEERQTVIELLDRRILDRFPGNALQDVRARFDAAKYEFERALETAFDAGAPRDLAPEGREWQLRMLLFVLDPPKGLVESLRASARRVGGRAAQRCDWYRALGDPALASPATLGAMVLLGPSAAQQGMELEREAARRALGDLSMTIESNARLGEEHGDAREQLAATLEASHDEDEVLALAARLTERSQAIERSLDAGWREAVFESRAVAEPARLVEVRRRIGEWAAWKAGDSWAGFGEQIELRSVSERRGYRLQLATQIEARRVPYKYSPADIARMPARAKAALDDVWSCAMPALPQFAADLKITHAQDLRCSRCGASGRVELQESWGSTAYPFSTTFACGDKVGVQCQTRLAWANAHLAASGVPAFVDDFVETHARQEDAPERTLEFMAPSIPERWIGQLPSGTVRNDLAGKLDGVAADVKPNERVSAQRLRITWDALAEVHYRYRDKDYVVWIPQRADALPIALEHALPSAAAAVSSHASDVLDPATATTADQPLAEEADTPAVSRPAAPSFPRWLRTLLWWGGALIVAACLLTWIVNWKP
- a CDS encoding MFS transporter; translated protein: MNTIVDSSPVARDFPRSIAVLLNIGHAVDHMFLLIFATAVVTIAADFGYANWADLMPYSVAAFFLFGIGSVPAGRLGDLWSRRSMMIVFFVGMGASALLTAMAQNAWQIAITLAIMGAFASIYHPVGIPMLVQHARNPGAVIGFNGLAGNLGIAVAALVTGFLVKWIGWRAAFAIPGLLSIGCGIAFAILCPQETEAPAKRKGRAQVVLPPAMLARVFTVMTAAAVTSSLMFNFTTNGNAQLLNERFAHILRDPAVLGALLAGIYAVASLAQIVVGNLIDRSAFKPLTLAMSVPLIPILALAAYADGWMLFVLLLAVMILIFGSIPFTDAMIVRYVDDRLRSRVAGMRLAVSAGISALAVWLLGPVVKTMGFDALFWLMVIIAACRAGVLLWLPREPKPPALVPEP